The Niallia alba genome includes a window with the following:
- a CDS encoding RecQ family ATP-dependent DNA helicase, with protein sequence MNLEAALRKYYQLSHFRSGQKETIQSILKQKHTLAMLPTGTGKSLCYQLPGRILEGAVIIISPLLSLMQDQVEQMKMKGEKRVVALNSFLTSVEKSRVLRQISQYKYIFISPEMISLPYILDKLQRMEISLFVIDEAHCISQWGYDFRPDYQKLGYIRQKLNNPLTLALTATATEEIRKDIINSLHLDEVEEIIYSVDRPNIAINIEELVHGQEKMEKLLDYIQKLDGQGIVYFSSKKLAEQTAAFLKERSSKRMMAYHGGMSQEDRILVQQQFQTGQLDVICATSAFGMGINKEDIRFIIHFHLPTQLESYLQEIGRAGRDGRQSVSFILYTPGDEWIAYQLIESELADELQINKWKLSLKKYPTFEAWQKKEGFQLEMLFTETQWRVLESYLEPNNKTVPELLSSLEMYNNFRNERVTEKKQKVQELIGWLHSASCRRMYIMDYFGEKYESKDKENCCDRCGLDLSAFFNSRNTNQHKVQVDWQEQLAFILNIKK encoded by the coding sequence ATGAATTTAGAAGCAGCATTAAGAAAGTATTATCAACTAAGTCATTTTCGAAGTGGACAAAAAGAAACAATCCAATCCATTTTGAAGCAAAAGCATACTTTAGCTATGTTACCTACGGGAACTGGAAAGTCATTATGTTATCAGTTGCCAGGGAGAATTCTGGAGGGAGCAGTGATTATTATCTCTCCTTTGTTATCTTTGATGCAGGATCAAGTAGAACAAATGAAGATGAAAGGGGAAAAAAGAGTTGTTGCTTTAAATTCTTTCCTTACCTCGGTAGAGAAGAGTAGAGTACTACGACAAATTAGTCAATATAAGTATATTTTTATTTCCCCAGAAATGATTTCCTTACCATATATTCTTGATAAGCTTCAAAGAATGGAAATTAGTCTTTTTGTTATCGATGAAGCACATTGCATTTCACAATGGGGGTATGATTTTCGACCAGATTATCAAAAATTAGGGTATATTCGACAAAAATTGAATAATCCATTGACGTTAGCCTTAACTGCAACCGCAACGGAAGAGATTCGTAAAGATATAATTAACTCCTTACACTTAGATGAGGTAGAGGAGATTATTTATTCCGTTGATCGCCCCAATATTGCGATTAATATTGAAGAGTTAGTACACGGTCAAGAAAAAATGGAAAAGCTTCTTGACTATATTCAAAAACTAGATGGACAAGGGATTGTGTATTTCTCCAGTAAAAAGCTGGCTGAACAAACGGCAGCTTTTTTGAAGGAAAGATCTTCAAAACGCATGATGGCTTATCATGGCGGGATGTCACAGGAAGATCGAATCCTAGTACAGCAGCAATTTCAAACAGGACAGTTAGACGTAATCTGTGCTACTAGTGCATTTGGTATGGGGATTAATAAGGAAGATATTCGCTTCATTATTCATTTTCATCTGCCAACACAATTGGAGTCTTATTTACAGGAAATTGGTAGAGCGGGAAGAGATGGGCGTCAGAGTGTTTCATTCATTCTCTACACTCCTGGGGATGAGTGGATTGCTTATCAGTTAATCGAGTCAGAGTTAGCAGATGAATTACAAATAAATAAATGGAAATTATCTCTGAAAAAATATCCAACTTTTGAAGCTTGGCAGAAAAAAGAAGGTTTCCAATTAGAAATGTTATTTACAGAAACACAGTGGCGTGTGTTGGAGTCTTATTTGGAACCGAATAATAAAACAGTACCAGAATTATTGAGTTCGCTTGAAATGTATAATAATTTTAGGAATGAGCGCGTAACGGAAAAAAAACAAAAAGTCCAAGAGCTTATTGGCTGGTTACATTCTGCATCTTGTCGAAGAATGTATATAATGGATTATTTCGGAGAAAAGTACGAAAGCAAAGACAAAGAAAATTGCTGTGATAGATGTGGATTGGATTTATCTGCTTTCTTTAACAGCAGAAACACCAATCAACATAAAGTACAGGTGGATTGGCAGGAACAGTTAGCTTTTATTTTAAATATTAAAAAGTAG
- a CDS encoding M23 family metallopeptidase, whose translation MGDYIRRILIAAIMLLFISLLFIGGKHSQAQSISLSERTKAWTWPSEGIITDTFNTRNGTHKGIDIAGELGSEVYAVDEGIVTRSYYSQSYGNVIFVKHENDLETVYAHLNKRFVEEKQLVKKGELIGEMGNTGYSSGVHLHFEIHNKEWTVAKENAINPILVLGDVEVGQTVKIAEQEEEIEEVVSEPIEEPIHSPMADLVQEEEKKWEEEYIRRSMKEMEINLEEDESEFTTIPYKKASIYLKSSKHLIEEKSEDYT comes from the coding sequence ATGGGAGACTATATTAGGAGAATACTTATAGCAGCTATAATGTTATTGTTTATTAGTTTATTATTTATAGGGGGGAAACATTCACAAGCACAATCGATCTCCCTATCAGAACGAACAAAGGCCTGGACTTGGCCAAGTGAAGGGATCATAACGGATACCTTTAATACAAGGAACGGTACACATAAAGGAATAGATATTGCTGGAGAACTAGGTTCTGAAGTGTATGCTGTAGATGAAGGGATTGTAACAAGGTCTTATTACTCTCAATCGTATGGAAATGTTATTTTTGTGAAGCACGAAAATGATTTGGAAACAGTCTATGCACATTTAAACAAACGATTTGTAGAAGAAAAGCAATTGGTGAAAAAGGGTGAGTTAATAGGTGAAATGGGCAATACAGGATATTCATCGGGAGTCCATTTACATTTTGAAATACATAATAAAGAATGGACTGTTGCAAAAGAAAATGCAATCAATCCAATTTTGGTGTTAGGAGATGTTGAGGTAGGACAGACTGTAAAAATAGCAGAGCAGGAAGAAGAAATAGAGGAAGTAGTATCAGAACCAATAGAAGAGCCTATTCATTCTCCTATGGCGGACTTGGTGCAAGAGGAAGAAAAAAAATGGGAAGAGGAATACATAAGGAGAAGTATGAAAGAAATGGAAATAAACTTGGAAGAGGATGAGTCTGAATTTACAACCATCCCATATAAAAAAGCAAGTATTTATTTAAAAAGTAGTAAGCATCTTATAGAGGAAAAAAGTGAGGATTATACATAG
- a CDS encoding CPBP family intramembrane glutamic endopeptidase, whose amino-acid sequence MNKAKYTALINQLTDRELLKNVYMTQVILIIVAFILHIIVFHSNPPITKVFKYERTDFIIGIIAGLVVVGIDILLMRRFTEQYHDDGGVNKRVFQNRHPLHIAFIALIVAFSEELLFRGVIQSNIGLLLSCLLFAILHYRYLFNPFLFTNVVLVSIGIGVLFEVTENLWVTVIMHFLIDFLLGCIIRFNLFQKG is encoded by the coding sequence ATGAATAAAGCAAAATATACAGCATTAATTAACCAATTGACAGACCGTGAACTATTAAAAAATGTTTATATGACACAGGTTATACTCATAATTGTAGCTTTTATTCTGCATATTATCGTTTTTCATTCGAACCCCCCCATTACTAAAGTTTTTAAGTATGAACGAACAGATTTTATCATTGGTATTATAGCTGGGTTAGTAGTAGTAGGGATAGATATTTTATTAATGCGTCGTTTTACTGAACAGTACCATGATGATGGCGGTGTGAATAAGCGGGTTTTTCAAAATAGACATCCATTACATATTGCGTTCATAGCATTAATTGTAGCGTTTAGCGAAGAATTACTTTTTAGAGGGGTAATACAGTCAAATATAGGTTTGTTATTAAGCTGTCTCCTTTTTGCCATTCTGCATTATCGCTATTTATTTAATCCGTTTTTATTTACCAATGTAGTATTAGTAAGTATTGGAATTGGTGTGCTATTTGAAGTGACAGAAAATCTTTGGGTTACAGTCATCATGCATTTTCTTATCGATTTCCTGCTTGGCTGTATTATTCGGTTCAATTTATTTCAAAAGGGTTAA
- a CDS encoding GerMN domain-containing protein: protein MQKQKWNDEKIIHVLKHMPSIKDERSAEFIYRTIQTKKKFERKSRRLMPILATIGTIMLLFIISQSFFDSNSINSFNSEKKSAENSVMIKTESAEEAEKKADQNFDIADQQAEMVTSPTSTAIYKEDVGDLELLTYPIPDVNVQVVVPISILVANPNHLSRFDLYVQNVKKVIGVNKQLSGSLPISPELLSYDFSENNIEVNVKQEFSNFGSHSEDFFNTMVQQQLQTIGAKKMEFYTNGKRGAVLGNREETTIEYQPLENRAYFLLNGESDNQPLYVPWEKPYDSIENAFEAMEDDIETHGLTASIPDTIDIDKVSKDENKGQLIVHLSNESNMQEDQKTLHAIESILLTAKEFKYSSVKFENTKVKEVGGLSLTNELAVPLAANKVDIEQ, encoded by the coding sequence ATGCAGAAACAAAAATGGAATGATGAAAAAATCATACATGTACTTAAGCATATGCCATCTATAAAAGATGAGCGAAGCGCGGAGTTTATCTATCGTACTATTCAAACAAAAAAGAAATTTGAGCGAAAATCGAGAAGACTCATGCCTATATTGGCTACAATAGGTACGATTATGCTTCTATTTATAATTAGTCAAAGTTTCTTTGATAGCAATAGTATCAATTCATTTAATAGTGAAAAGAAATCTGCAGAAAACTCTGTGATGATAAAAACAGAAAGCGCAGAGGAGGCAGAAAAGAAGGCAGATCAAAATTTTGATATAGCAGATCAACAAGCAGAAATGGTAACATCACCCACCTCAACGGCTATTTATAAGGAAGATGTAGGCGATCTGGAATTGTTAACTTATCCGATTCCTGATGTAAATGTCCAAGTAGTTGTTCCAATTAGTATTTTAGTGGCCAATCCAAACCATTTATCTAGGTTTGACCTATATGTACAAAATGTGAAGAAAGTGATAGGCGTAAATAAACAGTTAAGTGGTTCTTTACCTATTAGTCCAGAGCTATTATCCTACGATTTTAGTGAAAATAATATTGAAGTTAATGTAAAACAAGAATTTTCAAACTTTGGTTCTCACTCTGAAGACTTTTTTAATACAATGGTTCAGCAACAATTGCAAACAATTGGTGCGAAGAAAATGGAGTTTTATACAAATGGAAAGCGCGGGGCAGTACTAGGAAACAGGGAAGAAACAACGATAGAATATCAACCTTTAGAAAATAGAGCTTACTTTCTGTTAAATGGTGAATCAGACAACCAACCATTATATGTCCCTTGGGAAAAACCTTATGATTCAATTGAAAATGCTTTTGAGGCAATGGAAGATGATATTGAAACACATGGTTTAACGGCATCAATTCCTGATACTATTGATATTGATAAGGTTTCAAAAGATGAGAATAAGGGACAATTAATTGTCCATCTCTCAAATGAAAGTAATATGCAAGAAGATCAAAAAACGTTACATGCTATTGAATCGATACTTTTAACAGCAAAGGAATTTAAATATTCTTCGGTTAAGTTTGAGAATACCAAGGTTAAAGAAGTAGGTGGACTATCACTAACAAACGAATTAGCTGTTCCACTTGCTGCTAATAAAGTAGACATAGAGCAATAA
- a CDS encoding ferredoxin yields MAKYTIVDKDTCIACGACGAAAPDIYDYDDEGIAFVMLDDNQGTVEVPEVLLDDMLDAFEGCPTDSIKVADESFDGDALKYE; encoded by the coding sequence ATGGCAAAATATACAATTGTTGATAAAGACACATGTATTGCATGTGGAGCTTGTGGAGCAGCAGCACCTGATATTTACGACTACGATGACGAAGGTATTGCTTTCGTTATGTTAGATGATAATCAAGGAACTGTTGAAGTTCCTGAAGTATTACTCGATGATATGTTAGATGCTTTTGAAGGTTGTCCAACAGATTCGATTAAAGTTGCAGACGAGTCCTTTGATGGTGATGCACTAAAATACGAATAA
- a CDS encoding DUF2663 family protein, translating to MERSIFPESYELDGTTKKVLLKIIEKKEKYDKLKNRHLLVMWFTIFAAFCYFIWLYKHIAIPYSHSFAVMFSVYVQETLNLYILLLIIGAFGYMNVVRQKRDKAEKEFHDLRCEFIDKSKDLFGNSETWNVRHEIYNTIKNTYDINLFHQAK from the coding sequence ATGGAACGCTCGATCTTCCCTGAAAGCTATGAGTTAGATGGAACAACAAAAAAAGTTTTGCTGAAAATTATAGAGAAAAAAGAAAAATATGATAAGTTAAAAAACAGGCATTTACTGGTTATGTGGTTTACAATCTTTGCTGCTTTTTGTTATTTCATTTGGTTGTATAAGCACATTGCTATCCCGTATTCCCATTCATTCGCAGTCATGTTTTCTGTGTATGTTCAAGAAACGTTGAATTTATATATTCTCCTATTAATTATAGGTGCTTTTGGATATATGAATGTCGTTAGGCAAAAAAGGGATAAAGCGGAAAAGGAGTTCCATGATCTTCGTTGTGAATTTATCGATAAAAGCAAAGATCTATTCGGAAATAGTGAGACTTGGAATGTCCGTCATGAAATATATAATACAATCAAAAATACCTATGATATTAATTTATTTCATCAAGCTAAGTAA
- a CDS encoding IS4 family transposase has protein sequence MDKFTRKTSFEQWFSPISSTKLEELVETHQLNYYTKKLHIASFLKLLLFAQLNETESLRAVSDTLFSDDLQKATNLESISFSQLGRRLNQVPTEVFQQVFLDLVAQIHEKTDFDKRRKMTTPLKIIDSSTLPLNLNNHKWAKFRKTKSGIKLHLRLVYLEKGCSYPDKAVLTNAIEHDRGQLEVLVDDKECMYVFDRGYLDYERFDRMTDDGYFFVSRLRKNAVTHQIEEFDLPKDSTVLSDEMISLGTAQSRAGNEFRQLKVLDSKGNELHLITNRFDLSADEIAELYKSRWAIELFFKWMKQHLNIKKFYGQSEQAVHNQVYIAMIVYCLHVLAQLSTNSSRTYLQISRWLKAAPWKPARIWIRKIAGRAVP, from the coding sequence ATGGATAAGTTTACACGAAAAACATCATTTGAACAATGGTTTTCACCGATTTCCTCCACAAAACTTGAAGAATTGGTTGAAACCCATCAATTAAATTACTATACAAAGAAGCTACACATCGCTTCATTCCTGAAATTACTGCTGTTTGCGCAGCTGAATGAAACCGAAAGTCTGCGTGCTGTCAGTGATACATTGTTTTCAGACGACCTACAAAAAGCAACGAATTTGGAATCGATTAGCTTTTCACAATTAGGACGTCGATTAAATCAAGTACCGACAGAGGTGTTCCAGCAGGTGTTTCTAGATTTAGTCGCGCAAATTCATGAGAAAACGGATTTTGATAAGCGACGTAAAATGACAACACCACTGAAAATCATCGACTCGAGTACGTTGCCACTGAATTTGAACAATCATAAATGGGCTAAGTTCCGCAAAACAAAGTCAGGCATTAAGCTTCATTTACGTCTTGTTTACTTAGAAAAGGGTTGTTCCTATCCAGACAAAGCGGTGTTAACGAATGCGATCGAACATGATCGAGGTCAGCTAGAAGTACTCGTTGACGACAAAGAGTGCATGTACGTCTTTGACCGTGGCTACTTGGATTACGAGCGATTCGACCGCATGACCGACGATGGTTACTTCTTCGTTTCACGCTTGCGGAAAAACGCTGTAACTCATCAAATCGAGGAATTTGATCTTCCAAAAGATTCAACCGTTTTATCAGATGAAATGATTTCCTTGGGCACAGCACAAAGTCGAGCAGGTAATGAATTCAGACAATTGAAAGTGTTGGATTCAAAAGGAAATGAGTTACACCTCATAACGAATCGCTTCGACTTGAGTGCAGATGAAATCGCTGAATTGTATAAATCACGCTGGGCAATCGAGCTGTTTTTCAAGTGGATGAAGCAACATTTAAACATCAAAAAGTTCTACGGACAAAGCGAACAAGCTGTGCATAATCAAGTGTACATCGCGATGATCGTCTACTGTTTACATGTACTGGCTCAGCTGAGTACAAATAGTTCACGGACGTACTTACAAATCAGTCGGTGGCTAAAAGCAGCACCCTGGAAACCAGCACGTATTTGGATTCGAAAAATAGCAGGAAGAGCTGTCCCGTAA
- a CDS encoding helix-turn-helix domain-containing protein encodes MSFIKILILNCLYKMNGERTIYSILHILNGKKSSQTIQDIHIFQLTSLFQAFPVLTREKLDQVVYELIQEDWLEKTGENHYLIKECRKLELDKLLKANPLSLHLKGWRYHSFTLPFWERLSLFVQVSSHLSEKSIRYMPVQRNLVTQLWLKDTLHTVSLERSEINHYLYQELVKCLEEEELNPSILINRLTGIHRIGLTGEQVALELNMDPDYYQLSFLAILHFMIEKILSNKEEYPLLSQLIKESKKPFTLTESTAKTFDFIQKGYSIDDIVVVRNLKQSTIEDHIIEILLNVPDYPIRNLVSNENIIKIKACIQQSSSKSLKVIKQQLSDVSYFEIRAVMAGYGDFS; translated from the coding sequence ATGTCCTTTATAAAAATATTAATTCTAAATTGTTTATATAAAATGAATGGAGAAAGGACAATATACTCTATTCTTCATATATTGAATGGAAAAAAATCATCCCAAACTATCCAAGATATTCATATTTTTCAGTTGACCTCCTTATTTCAGGCATTTCCTGTATTAACAAGAGAAAAACTGGATCAAGTTGTGTATGAATTGATTCAAGAGGATTGGCTTGAAAAAACAGGAGAAAATCACTATTTAATTAAAGAATGTAGAAAACTAGAATTAGATAAGTTATTAAAAGCGAATCCTTTATCACTTCATTTAAAAGGCTGGAGGTATCATTCGTTTACACTCCCCTTTTGGGAAAGATTATCTTTATTCGTCCAAGTTTCTTCCCACTTGTCGGAAAAAAGTATACGTTATATGCCAGTCCAGAGAAATCTTGTTACACAACTGTGGCTAAAAGATACATTACATACTGTTTCTTTGGAAAGAAGTGAAATCAATCACTATCTGTATCAAGAATTAGTTAAATGTCTAGAAGAGGAAGAATTGAATCCTTCCATTCTCATAAACCGATTAACAGGGATTCATAGAATAGGACTTACTGGAGAACAAGTTGCTTTAGAATTGAATATGGATCCAGATTATTATCAGCTATCCTTCCTTGCTATTCTTCATTTTATGATAGAAAAAATCCTATCAAATAAGGAGGAATATCCACTGTTAAGCCAATTGATTAAGGAAAGTAAGAAACCATTTACACTAACAGAGTCAACAGCAAAGACGTTTGATTTTATACAAAAAGGCTATAGTATTGATGATATTGTTGTGGTAAGAAATTTAAAGCAAAGTACAATAGAAGATCATATAATTGAAATTTTATTAAATGTCCCTGACTATCCCATTCGTAATTTAGTAAGTAACGAAAACATAATAAAAATAAAAGCTTGTATTCAACAATCATCTTCTAAATCTTTAAAGGTAATAAAACAACAATTATCAGATGTTTCTTATTTTGAAATACGTGCTGTGATGGCAGGGTACGGTGATTTTTCATGA
- a CDS encoding spore coat protein CotJB, which yields MKQLPPEYYQLLEQLQAIDFVLVELTLYLDTHHYDQDAINQFNHYVKEREKFKKLYESNYGPLLQYGNSPSGSPWDWDSAPWPWQV from the coding sequence ATGAAGCAGCTTCCACCGGAATACTATCAATTATTAGAACAACTCCAAGCAATCGATTTTGTACTAGTTGAACTCACCTTATACTTAGATACCCACCATTATGATCAAGATGCCATTAATCAATTTAATCATTATGTGAAAGAACGTGAAAAGTTCAAAAAATTATATGAAAGTAACTATGGTCCTTTATTGCAATATGGAAACAGCCCATCTGGTTCACCATGGGATTGGGATTCTGCCCCTTGGCCTTGGCAAGTATGA
- the sigX gene encoding RNA polymerase sigma factor SigX yields MNGGGNKMNSVFDEIYNKYHHDVFQFLFYMVNHKETAEDLVQEVYIRVLKSYHRFEGKSTEKTWLFSIARNVAIDHFRKQKNWKERIMDKFDWSKQEIKADGFLPEEIALQAEEVKGVYHALQYCTVDQRMVIVFRYIQELSISETAKALGWTESKVKTTQHRALKALRTILEDDGKEDPYAETKME; encoded by the coding sequence TTGAACGGGGGAGGGAATAAGATGAACTCCGTTTTTGATGAAATCTATAATAAGTATCATCATGACGTTTTTCAATTTTTATTTTACATGGTAAATCATAAAGAAACGGCGGAAGATCTAGTGCAAGAAGTATATATTCGTGTCCTGAAATCTTATCATCGCTTTGAGGGGAAAAGTACCGAGAAAACATGGTTGTTTAGTATTGCCAGAAATGTTGCAATAGACCATTTTCGTAAACAAAAAAATTGGAAAGAACGTATCATGGATAAGTTTGACTGGTCCAAACAGGAAATCAAAGCGGATGGGTTTCTTCCTGAAGAAATCGCACTGCAGGCTGAAGAAGTGAAAGGTGTTTATCATGCATTACAATATTGTACAGTAGACCAGCGCATGGTTATTGTATTTAGGTATATTCAAGAACTATCCATTTCTGAAACTGCCAAAGCATTAGGGTGGACTGAAAGTAAAGTGAAAACTACACAGCATCGAGCATTAAAGGCACTACGTACCATTTTAGAAGACGATGGAAAGGAGGATCCTTATGCAGAAACAAAAATGGAATGA
- a CDS encoding LysM peptidoglycan-binding domain-containing protein, whose amino-acid sequence MKKEDPYRVQAETQKQRLKKVTNEEEATEKLQEKESSLPSRSTVHKNKKKKIKIPVISLLAFLFILLPVTLLLINSLLNGKDFSNLLSTESTTGLFENVNIQKENRMNNNDETPSDDKGDEQEDIVIESNSTVEEEEIATDNIKENDIEQEEDKSKENKTDSEEPVNNVPKEEEKKTEEDTQQTNSKEKIVYHTVAKGENLYRIALKYYPSGNGMEKIKAANNMTSDQVQLGQTLKIVIEP is encoded by the coding sequence ATGAAAAAAGAAGATCCATACAGGGTTCAAGCAGAAACACAGAAACAACGATTAAAGAAAGTGACAAATGAAGAAGAAGCAACAGAAAAACTCCAAGAGAAGGAATCGTCTTTACCTTCAAGAAGTACTGTTCATAAGAATAAAAAGAAAAAAATAAAAATACCGGTAATAAGCTTATTAGCATTTTTATTTATTTTATTACCAGTAACCTTATTATTAATAAATAGTTTGTTAAATGGGAAAGATTTTTCCAATCTTTTATCAACAGAAAGTACGACTGGGTTATTTGAAAATGTTAATATTCAAAAAGAAAATCGAATGAATAATAATGATGAAACACCCAGTGACGATAAGGGGGATGAACAAGAGGATATAGTGATAGAAAGTAATTCAACAGTTGAAGAAGAAGAGATAGCAACAGATAATATAAAAGAAAATGATATAGAACAAGAAGAGGATAAATCCAAAGAAAATAAGACTGATTCTGAGGAACCGGTAAATAATGTACCGAAGGAAGAAGAAAAGAAAACGGAAGAAGACACTCAGCAAACTAATTCTAAAGAAAAGATTGTCTATCATACAGTAGCAAAAGGAGAAAATTTATATCGAATTGCATTAAAATATTATCCTAGTGGAAATGGGATGGAAAAAATCAAAGCAGCCAATAATATGACATCAGATCAGGTTCAACTCGGGCAAACGTTAAAAATTGTAATCGAACCATAA
- a CDS encoding manganese catalase family protein: protein MWLYEKKLQYPVKVSTCNPMLAKFLIEQYGGADGELAAALRYLNQRYSIPDRVIGLLTDIGTEEFAHLEMIATMIYKLTKDATPEQLKAAGIGDHYVNHDHALFYHDASGNPWTAAYIQAKGDPIADLYEDIAAEEKARATYQWIINMSDDPDLNDSLRFLREREIVHSQRFREAVEIIKEDRQQRKIF from the coding sequence ATGTGGTTATATGAAAAAAAATTACAATACCCCGTAAAAGTAAGTACTTGCAATCCAATGCTTGCCAAATTTTTAATTGAACAATATGGAGGTGCTGATGGAGAACTTGCAGCAGCATTAAGATACTTAAATCAGCGGTACTCTATACCTGATCGCGTTATTGGATTATTAACAGACATAGGTACAGAAGAATTTGCTCATTTAGAAATGATCGCTACCATGATATATAAATTAACAAAAGATGCTACACCCGAACAACTAAAGGCAGCCGGTATAGGTGACCACTATGTTAATCATGACCATGCGCTATTCTATCATGATGCTTCCGGCAACCCTTGGACTGCCGCTTATATTCAAGCAAAAGGTGATCCAATTGCTGATCTTTATGAAGATATAGCAGCCGAGGAGAAGGCAAGAGCGACATACCAATGGATCATCAATATGAGTGATGATCCTGATTTAAATGATAGTCTCCGTTTTCTAAGAGAACGCGAAATCGTACACTCTCAACGTTTTAGAGAAGCAGTTGAAATTATTAAAGAAGATCGCCAGCAACGAAAGATTTTTTAA
- a CDS encoding spore coat associated protein CotJA codes for MPSFYKEYHPYISPFDPCPPIKTKVYSTPPNLYLGFQPPHLPQFSPMEALKAGTLWKTFYDPYYGPNEKKS; via the coding sequence ATGCCGTCATTCTACAAAGAATATCACCCTTATATCAGCCCATTTGATCCTTGTCCACCAATAAAAACAAAAGTATATTCAACCCCGCCGAATTTATACTTAGGTTTTCAGCCACCACATCTTCCTCAGTTTAGTCCAATGGAAGCATTAAAAGCAGGAACCTTATGGAAAACATTTTACGATCCTTACTACGGTCCTAACGAAAAAAAGAGCTAA
- a CDS encoding ECF transporter S component produces MKKKMNVRKYVLIGMMSSLAYVLMMLKFPIPPFPSYLKVDFSDIPALVAALILGPAAGILVELIKNILDYLITGSDTGVPVGHFANFIAGISFILPTYFIYNKIKSKKGMVIGLGLSVLIMTALLSLFNYFIMLPFYNALMNIPTDTTILKKTILSAIIPFNLLKGIIISLIFALVFSKMGVWINKQIPSRNV; encoded by the coding sequence ATGAAGAAAAAAATGAATGTAAGAAAGTATGTTTTAATAGGAATGATGAGTAGCTTAGCTTATGTGCTGATGATGCTTAAATTTCCAATTCCACCGTTTCCAAGCTATTTAAAAGTTGATTTTAGTGATATTCCTGCCTTAGTTGCTGCGCTTATCTTAGGTCCAGCAGCGGGAATCTTAGTAGAGTTGATAAAAAATATATTAGATTATTTAATTACAGGAAGTGATACTGGAGTTCCAGTAGGTCATTTCGCAAACTTTATAGCAGGGATTTCATTTATTTTACCGACTTACTTTATTTATAATAAAATTAAATCCAAAAAAGGTATGGTAATTGGTTTAGGGTTAAGTGTTTTAATAATGACCGCGTTGTTAAGTCTGTTTAATTACTTTATCATGTTGCCATTTTATAATGCATTAATGAATATACCGACTGACACTACAATATTGAAAAAAACAATTCTTTCTGCCATTATTCCATTTAATTTGTTAAAGGGAATAATCATTTCTTTAATTTTTGCACTAGTATTCTCAAAAATGGGTGTCTGGATTAATAAACAAATCCCATCTAGAAATGTATAA